A single region of the Calditrichota bacterium genome encodes:
- a CDS encoding endonuclease III — protein sequence MSRNDDRPERVKRIVKKLENAFGIPQRKNVSDPLSTLILTVLSQSTNDKNRDTAYRRLQEKYSTWEQVMRGDVKVIADAIRPGGLANQKSERIQAILRWIYDEYGKLELDFVCDMKPDEIIEKFTRLKGVGVKTISVVMMFSCGIDIFPVDTHVHRICRRLGLVPDKATAEKTFWQMQPLVPPGKSYSLHMNFLKLGRTICFARKPKCEICPIQRECDYFRHH from the coding sequence ATGTCGAGAAACGATGACCGGCCGGAGCGGGTGAAACGGATTGTCAAAAAATTAGAAAATGCTTTCGGAATTCCCCAAAGGAAAAATGTCAGCGATCCTTTGAGCACTTTGATTTTAACGGTTCTTTCGCAGAGCACAAATGACAAAAATCGCGACACAGCATATCGACGACTGCAGGAAAAATATTCCACCTGGGAACAAGTCATGCGCGGCGATGTCAAGGTAATTGCCGACGCCATTCGTCCTGGCGGGCTTGCCAATCAGAAGAGCGAACGCATTCAGGCGATTTTACGCTGGATTTACGATGAGTACGGAAAGTTGGAACTGGATTTTGTCTGCGACATGAAGCCGGATGAAATTATTGAAAAATTTACCCGGCTCAAAGGCGTGGGCGTGAAGACGATCAGTGTGGTGATGATGTTCTCCTGCGGCATTGATATTTTTCCGGTGGACACACACGTTCATCGAATTTGCCGACGGCTGGGTCTTGTCCCGGACAAGGCTACAGCGGAAAAGACCTTTTGGCAAATGCAGCCATTGGTTCCGCCTGGAAAATCTTACTCGCTGCACATGAATTTCCTCAAATTGGGCAGAACCATCTGTTTCGCTCGCAAACCAAAATGTGAGATTTGCCCGATTCAGAGAGAGTGTGATTATTTTCGTCATCATTAA